A genomic region of Nostoc sp. UHCC 0702 contains the following coding sequences:
- a CDS encoding CHASE3 domain-containing protein, whose amino-acid sequence MNRLSQKIVAGSFGLALMLLFGVAGASYLSIQRLTQEKQWVIHTYHVLEVLEKMEASLSNAEIGRHNYILTGKLVYLQTYQTQKQKVFQEFQTLRQLTKDNPNQQSRLDALEPLIALRFTLVEQTINLFKQNKLDKSTQAAVTVRGIEVREQLQAIYQAMEQEEKTLLQQRTAATDTSVDELIIVVALAYGLSLVLLIVVYFLLQKQIRINKALSEETIRLEQQAAKAKLADILETVTDAFIALDRNWCYTYINQRAGQIFQRNPEDLIGKNIWKEFPEGVGQKFYHAYYQAVAEQRIIEMEEYYPPWERWFENRIYPTPEGLSIFFQDITRRKLAEISLEKNERRYRSLVIATSQAVWIADTNGLLKDLSSWIALTGQSDAEAKGWGWLNAIHPEDRELTKLLWNQALESKNIYKTEHRLRVADGSYHDFAARAVPVLDANNETQEWVSTYTDISDRKKAEAALQQAKQELEIKVEQRTAELQKLNEELKRSNRELEQFAYVASHDLQEPLRAVTGYSQLLADEYKEHLSESAQEYLTYIVDGAKRMQQLIQDLLVYSRVGTRSYGFAPTDCNIILNQALNNLQVAIAESKAIITHDPLPTLLADKSQLVQLFQNLIGNAIKFRKQEPPQIHIGAVRRAGEAGGAGKAGGQGGRGAGEEFLTPNSSLQTPHSKLLTLNSSLQTPYSLLPTENEWLFWVQDNGIGIKSQYLERIFEVFRRLHTRREFPGTGIGLAICKKIVERHGGRIWAESQLGAGTIFYLTLKEN is encoded by the coding sequence ATGAACAGACTGTCACAAAAAATTGTTGCAGGCAGTTTTGGATTAGCACTAATGCTGCTGTTTGGCGTTGCAGGGGCTTCCTACCTCAGCATCCAAAGGTTGACGCAAGAAAAGCAATGGGTAATCCATACTTATCACGTCTTAGAAGTCCTAGAAAAAATGGAGGCTAGCCTCAGCAATGCGGAAATTGGACGGCATAATTACATTCTCACTGGAAAATTAGTTTACTTGCAAACCTACCAGACGCAGAAGCAGAAAGTATTTCAGGAATTTCAAACCCTGCGGCAGTTAACTAAGGATAACCCCAACCAACAAAGCAGACTTGATGCACTTGAACCCCTGATTGCCCTAAGATTTACCCTGGTTGAGCAAACAATCAACCTGTTTAAACAAAACAAATTAGACAAGTCAACTCAAGCTGCTGTTACAGTTCGAGGCATAGAGGTACGCGAACAACTCCAGGCAATCTATCAAGCAATGGAACAGGAGGAAAAAACCTTATTGCAACAACGAACAGCAGCCACAGATACTAGTGTTGACGAACTCATCATTGTGGTGGCTTTGGCATATGGTTTGAGTTTAGTTTTGCTAATTGTGGTTTACTTTTTGCTGCAAAAGCAAATCCGCATTAACAAAGCTTTATCTGAAGAAACTATTCGTTTAGAACAGCAAGCTGCAAAAGCAAAACTCGCAGATATTTTAGAGACTGTCACAGATGCCTTTATTGCCCTCGATCGCAATTGGTGCTATACATACATCAATCAACGGGCAGGACAAATTTTTCAGCGCAACCCTGAAGATTTAATTGGCAAAAACATCTGGAAAGAATTTCCTGAAGGTGTAGGACAAAAGTTTTATCACGCCTACTACCAAGCTGTGGCAGAACAGCGAATCATTGAAATGGAGGAATATTATCCACCGTGGGAGCGCTGGTTTGAAAATCGCATTTACCCCACACCTGAAGGATTATCAATTTTCTTTCAAGATATCACTCGCCGCAAACTCGCAGAAATTTCCTTAGAGAAGAATGAAAGACGCTATCGTTCACTGGTGATTGCCACTTCTCAAGCTGTGTGGATAGCTGATACTAACGGGTTGCTAAAAGACTTGTCATCTTGGATAGCTTTGACTGGACAAAGTGATGCAGAAGCTAAAGGGTGGGGATGGCTGAATGCCATTCATCCCGAAGATCGGGAGTTGACTAAGTTGTTGTGGAATCAGGCGTTAGAAAGTAAAAATATTTACAAAACAGAGCATCGCCTGCGGGTTGCCGATGGCAGCTATCATGATTTTGCTGCACGTGCGGTTCCCGTCTTAGATGCCAACAACGAGACTCAAGAGTGGGTAAGTACTTACACTGATATATCAGATCGCAAAAAAGCCGAAGCAGCACTGCAACAGGCGAAGCAGGAATTAGAAATTAAAGTTGAGCAGCGGACAGCAGAATTACAAAAGCTGAATGAGGAGCTAAAACGCTCTAACCGAGAACTAGAGCAGTTTGCTTACGTTGCTTCCCACGACTTGCAAGAACCATTGCGAGCTGTGACAGGCTATAGCCAACTATTAGCAGACGAATATAAAGAGCATCTTTCTGAGTCTGCCCAGGAATATCTAACTTACATAGTGGATGGGGCAAAGCGGATGCAGCAGTTAATTCAAGACTTGCTAGTTTATTCACGTGTGGGGACTCGCAGTTATGGGTTTGCCCCTACCGACTGTAATATTATACTCAATCAGGCTCTTAATAATTTACAGGTAGCGATCGCCGAAAGCAAAGCCATCATCACTCACGATCCTTTACCAACCTTACTGGCAGACAAAAGCCAACTGGTGCAATTATTCCAAAATCTGATTGGCAACGCCATTAAGTTTCGTAAACAAGAACCACCGCAGATTCATATCGGCGCAGTGAGAAGAGCAGGGGAAGCAGGGGGAGCAGGGAAAGCAGGGGGGCAGGGGGGCAGGGGAGCAGGGGAAGAATTCCTAACTCCAAACTCCTCACTCCAAACTCCTCACTCCAAACTCCTCACTCTAAACTCCTCACTCCAAACTCCTTACTCCCTACTTCCTACAGAGAATGAATGGCTCTTTTGGGTACAGGATAATGGCATTGGTATCAAATCTCAGTATCTTGAGCGTATTTTTGAAGTTTTCCGCCGCCTTCATACCCGTCGAGAATTTCCCGGTACAGGCATTGGTCTAGCTATATGTAAGAAAATCGTCGAACGACATGGTGGCCGAATTTGGGCTGAATCTCAACTAGGTGCAGGAACAATTTTTTACCTTACTTTGAAAGAAAATTAA
- a CDS encoding response regulator, with translation MMNNLAFHNIEILLIEDSPSDANLTIKGFINAKIANNLRWVENGETAMNYLRQQGEFANVPRPDLILLDLNLPGMDGREILTEIKSDPNLKMIPVVILTTSADEHDILRSYNLNANCYVTKPLDVYQFIQVVQLIQDFWLAAVALPREL, from the coding sequence ATGATGAATAATCTAGCTTTCCATAACATCGAAATTTTGTTAATTGAAGACTCTCCTAGCGACGCAAACCTGACCATCAAAGGTTTTATTAATGCTAAAATTGCCAACAATTTGCGCTGGGTGGAAAATGGTGAAACCGCTATGAACTACCTACGACAACAAGGAGAATTTGCTAATGTCCCCCGTCCAGACTTAATCTTGCTCGACCTGAACTTACCAGGGATGGATGGGCGCGAGATACTAACAGAAATAAAATCAGACCCAAATCTGAAAATGATTCCTGTTGTGATACTTACCACCTCAGCTGATGAGCATGACATCCTACGTTCTTATAATCTCAATGCTAATTGTTACGTCACAAAACCTCTTGATGTCTACCAGTTCATCCAGGTTGTGCAGTTAATTCAAGATTTTTGGCTGGCAGCAGTGGCATTACCAAGAGAACTTTAG
- a CDS encoding class I SAM-dependent methyltransferase, with protein sequence MTDNFLRNKKLVFDTWAPSYDWLFPSVIYQAIHKRLLQYIDLPERANVLDIGCGTGRLLERLATQFTDLRGTGLDLSPNMLQVARLSNRHHPRLIFLEGKAESLPFAEGQFNAVFSSISFLHYLEPLQVLSEVARVLVPGGRFYLVDISTKIDNLPQLLQVSPFRIRLYSPNQRELLGSSAGLLSLSHHYLLGPVLLTIFAKPL encoded by the coding sequence ATGACAGATAACTTTCTCAGAAACAAAAAACTAGTTTTTGACACCTGGGCACCAAGCTATGATTGGCTGTTTCCTTCGGTGATTTACCAAGCTATCCACAAGCGATTGCTACAGTATATTGATTTACCAGAACGAGCAAATGTACTTGACATCGGCTGTGGTACAGGACGCCTGCTTGAGCGCTTGGCAACTCAATTTACTGACTTGCGTGGCACTGGGTTAGACTTGTCTCCTAACATGTTGCAGGTAGCAAGACTGAGCAACCGTCACCATCCGCGTTTAATTTTTCTTGAGGGTAAAGCTGAGTCTCTTCCCTTTGCTGAAGGTCAATTTAATGCTGTTTTCAGCAGCATCAGCTTTTTACACTATTTAGAACCATTACAAGTGCTGAGTGAGGTGGCGCGGGTGCTGGTTCCTGGTGGACGCTTTTACTTAGTTGACATTAGTACTAAAATAGACAATTTACCTCAACTGCTACAAGTTTCCCCTTTTAGAATTAGACTCTACAGCCCTAACCAACGTGAACTGCTCGGCTCTTCTGCTGGGCTATTGAGTTTAAGTCACCACTATTTACTAGGGCCTGTCTTGCTGACGATTTTTGCTAAACCTCTGTGA
- a CDS encoding Mo-dependent nitrogenase C-terminal domain-containing protein has protein sequence MTSFTQLRSHNDLLHPVREWLEGIEIHSAKLAHLLCKTIPAQCPFERDVKLFGRKLFHIPPMCKLNPLYEQIVTLRFKALCYLADECGEDVTAYC, from the coding sequence ATGACAAGCTTTACTCAACTACGCTCACACAACGATTTACTACACCCAGTCCGCGAGTGGTTAGAAGGAATAGAAATTCATAGCGCCAAACTAGCACATTTATTGTGCAAAACTATACCTGCCCAATGTCCGTTTGAACGAGATGTTAAGCTGTTCGGTCGTAAGCTGTTTCACATTCCGCCAATGTGTAAATTAAATCCCCTCTATGAGCAAATAGTAACTTTGCGTTTCAAAGCGCTTTGTTATCTTGCAGATGAATGCGGTGAAGATGTGACAGCTTATTGCTAA
- a CDS encoding GNAT family N-acetyltransferase: protein MKQINFSLPSGCALRRATSFDNWSIRWLVLSAKLEPTQLRWQQFWVIECNGNLVACGQLRNFSGAQELGSLVVARAWRGRGLGSFLIQHLINTATQPLYLECLGQRLAQFYNRFGFVAISFEDLPRSLLPKFKFSQLAKKLLGVPVVFMQYKDDDG from the coding sequence ATGAAACAGATTAATTTCTCTTTACCATCTGGGTGTGCCCTCCGTAGGGCAACGTCTTTTGATAATTGGTCGATTCGATGGTTGGTGTTGTCAGCTAAACTCGAACCAACTCAATTACGTTGGCAGCAATTTTGGGTAATTGAATGTAATGGCAATTTGGTAGCTTGCGGACAACTGCGTAACTTCTCAGGCGCACAAGAACTCGGCAGTTTAGTTGTTGCACGAGCTTGGAGAGGTCGCGGTTTGGGTAGCTTTCTCATACAGCATCTGATCAATACAGCAACTCAACCACTGTATCTTGAATGTCTTGGCCAGCGACTAGCGCAATTTTACAATCGCTTTGGTTTTGTGGCAATATCTTTTGAAGACTTGCCGCGATCGCTCCTGCCTAAATTTAAATTTTCTCAGTTAGCCAAAAAGCTGCTTGGAGTTCCTGTAGTCTTCATGCAGTATAAAGATGATGACGGCTAG